The Rhodopirellula halodulae genome includes the window GAAGCACAAGCCAGTCGTTCGGCCGCTTTGTCGACCAACTTGCTCGCGGAATTGGGACCGCCACAGGTGGGCGATTCTCCCGAAGGCATGTCCGGTTTCTCCGTGACCTTTGGTTCGTTGTTTGCCGGTTTGGTATTCGGGTTGGGAACGGTCTTCTTGATTGCTCCGGGACCTCAAGGCCCCAGCGCTGGACGACGTTGGAGTGATCGATTGACCGGTCGAAGAGCTACCGATCACATGCCGCCGGAAATTGCCGCTCAGGTCACGTCGACTCCGCCGGACGGCGTTGATCGACGACGACAAGCCGTTCGCTGATCCGAACGAAGCTGGTGTTTAAAAAGCAACGTATGTAAGAGAAACACCTCGCCGGATGAATCCAGCGAGGTGTTATTTGTTGGGCGAAAGCAGTGTCAATCAATTGAATTGAATGACAATCGTTTTCACCGTTCTTGCTGCTTCAGCAATCAGGCACTGGTGGCGACTTGATCGTCGCATTTGGTGCACTGGCATGATTCGCAACTGCAGTCTTCGCAGCTGACGGAATCGTCCGAGCAGCATTGGCAATCTGCATCGCATTCACCGCATGCACATGCAGCCGCAACAGCAGCGGTCATCGCTTCAGCACCTTCGGCGTGAGCGGTCATTTTGCAGTTGCCTTTGCCGTCACAGCAACTCTTGGTGGATGCGGTGGCGGTGGTGTCGCAGCCTTCGCATTCACATTTGTCGCAAGCGCAGTCTTCGCAAGAAACATCGTCGTCGAGGCAGCATTGGCATCCAGCATCACATTGCCCGCATGGACATGCGGCGGGAGTCGCTGCCGCGGCGCCTTCGTTAGAAATCGCACTGCGAGTGGCAAACAATACGGCAACACCGACCAACAACATGGCGGCAACGGTCATGGAAGTACGTAACATCTGTAGGCTCCTATTGAACCAAGTTGAAATTGAACATTCGAAAGAAATCGGGCTTCGAACGATTCTCAATTCAACCAGCGGCACAGCATCGCGCATTGATCCTTGGCCGATGCGACCAAGGTAGCGGCGGGAGCAGGATGCCAGGTGTTGCGTCGGTCTGGCATCCGAGAGAAGGAGTCGACCCACATCCCGATGGGGATGGAGGCAACGAGCGTTTGGTCTTCTGAACTATCGACACGTGAACTCACCCAAGCGTCGGTCAGTTCCGACCGGACTTCGCAATCACAATTCGATTGATAAACGCAATCGCAAGCGTCGTGAGGATTCGCGATTCCGGACGGTTGCGAATCCGTCGTCGATGTTTGACAACACGCGGGCGTCGAAGATTGGCAACAGCTCGAGGCGGTCACCGGTTGGTCAGCCGATGCAATGGTGCAACAACGAACCGAATCGGCGGAGGAAGCTGCACAGCAACAAGGCGGCTGAAAGATCGGCCAACTGCAAATCGCGAACACCGCCAGCGAAACTGGTAATCGGAGGAGCGATCGTTTCAAAACGGTTGGGACCATGCTTTCAATGTACGCACAAAACCCGCGTTAGGTCGAGGGAAATCTTGCCGCAATTCAATCTTTGACGGACGAACGCCGCGGAACCTGAGGCCGCGGCGACTCGTCGAGCTACTCGATAAATGTCCCTCCGTCGGGCCGTTCCGCCAAATCGAGCCGTTCCGTCAACTGGACGTTGATAGCAGCGAAACTGGGTTAAGAGCCCGACGCTTGCGTCTTTGTTTCAGGCAAGCGGACGTTTCGCGAGACTCCTTCCGGCGTCAGGACGACAATCCGCCGAATGTCCTTGTTCGGTTTGATTTGTCGAATTTCTTCGAACGTCAATTCGACTTTCTCGGGATGATCATCCGCCGGCGTTCCGTGCGAACCGTATTCGCGAAACGTTTCGATGGTATCTCGTGAGTGAAAACCAATCCAAGCAATTCCCGATGGCGATTGGATGCTGACTTTCTCCTCCGCCTCGTTCACTTCGACCTTTGGCCGTCCACTCGTCGAGTCCGGTGCATCCAAGGCAAACCATGGGCTCCAACGCAGGAAGGATGCGCTGACCGGTGCAAAGTAGGCTTCTTGTTGGTTTGAAAATGGACGAACCTTTTTGTTTTGATTGCTGGGGGGATCTTGAAACGTGAACACACGGTGAAAGTGATCGAAGCCACGTGTCATGATTCCCATGGGATCGGTGCAGTGCGGCAGGCCCATCGCATGTCCTGTTTCGTGCAGAGTCGCACCGATGGTCGTTGACGCGAGTGCCCAAACACGACTGCGGAACGCGCTGTCATCGTGGACCCGCGTGGCGTCGATTGGCGAATCATCTTGAAAGACTTTCATGGCTGTTTGAATGTCGCTAGGCCAACTGAATACCGATGCACTGCCGAACAAGCCAAGGTTGGCTCCGCCCAAGGCTGTGTGTCCGAGCATTTTTCCGGTGCGTGGGTCTTTCCGCGTGTAGGCGGCAAGGACGACGTTCTTCGCCATTGGGTCCGGATGGGTTTCGTCAATCCATCGACGGACGTTTGGCCACCAAGTTTGATTGTCGGCTTGAGCGTAATAGTCTTCTTTCGGGCGGTCGCCCTTCCATGTATGGACGATGATTTGTCCGTCAGCATCGGTTTCCAATCGAAACGTTCGCTGGCCGTAACCCAAGTCTCGCATGCGTTCGGCCGTGAAGGTTTGCATCAACAACGCGGCGGTGCGTAAGCGGGCTTCGTAGTCCTGTGTCACCGAATCATTCGGCGTGGCGAATTCGGTTTGACCCGAATCGTCGGTCATCCAAATCAAACGGACGTAGTGAGGGTTGGTTTGCGGTGTGTAGGTGATCTCCAGTTGACGAGTCGTCGCGGACGGATGTTCCAGCGTGATTAAGTTTTTGCCTTCCGACAGATGCACCAATGCTTTGAACTGAGACCCGCGAGTGATCACGGTGACCGGTTGAGCGTGCTCAGGCGATTGGGCGTTCGCGATCTTGAGCGTGTTGGCGTCTTCAGTCTCGGTGCCGTCTAGTTGTCCACGCAGAAGAATCACCGGGTACCGAACTTCGGAACCCGCTTTGTGATTGTTGACAACAATGCCGGGTTTCGAATCCGTCGCCAGCGTGGTGTCGAAGTGGAGAAGGGTGCCGAGAGCAATGAACGCGATTGCCGATTTCCACGCAAAGAATCGGCTTGTGGAAAATGGTGACTGAAAAAATGGTGACATAGAACGAGAGGGCATGGCGGGTTCGCGAATCCGGGTCAGCGATGTGTGTTGGCGGGAGGTGCTGTGAGAGCGAGAATGGCTCGCCAGCGAAACCGATTTTGTTCGGCGAGCCAAGCAAATACCAGCGACTGATTCGCTTTGCCTGCAAATTGCTCGCTAGCCCCGGATGTGGCTCCCCTATTCGCCGCGAAGGTCAAAATGCTGGCGTGACAGCATCCACGTTTTCGGTTGGATTGCGATTTCCGGTGCGCCCACCCGCGGCTGAACGTTGGCCGCTGGAACGCGGTTTTGAATGCTTGTCAGCCGACTCGTTTTCTTTCAATAGTCTTTGGCATAGAATCCTGGAACCATGCAGCAATGTCTTAGTCGGTGCGTGAGTCTCGAATCTGAAATTTGGTTCGGCCAATGAATTTGGACGATTGCTGGACGATGAACTCGACGTTCACACCAGTAGTCCATCGACTCGCAAAATGGTCGCTGGCTCGTTCGCGAAAACCATTGACTTCGACGCGTTGATGACGGTGACGTGGAGCCTCAGCCCAGCTGAATTGGGTTGGGCGGCTTGGTTGTGCAACCGTTGACTCACGTCTCGACAGAACATTCCTGTCATTGCTTCCGATTCCCCACTCTCCTACTGCCAAAGACGACTCCCATGAAGGCCATGCTGCTGACCGAATACAAAAACATGCAAGTGACCGATGTGGAGGAGCCGGAGGTCGGTGCCGACGATGTCTTGGTTCAGGTCGAAGCGTGTGGCATCTGCGGTAGCGACATTCATGGCTACGATGGCAGCACCGGACGTCGGATTCCACCGTTGGTGATGGGGCACGAGGCTGCTGGTGTGGTGGTTCAAGTTGGCGAGAATGTCACGGACTTGGAAGTCGGTGCCCGCGTGACATTCGATTCAATGGTCTCTTGTGGCAAGTGTCAGTTCTGTCGCGAAGGACATGGCAACTTGTGCGACAACCGAATGGTTTTGGGAGTTTCGTGTGGGGACTATCGACGTCATGGTGCCTTTGCCGAACGCATTTCTGTGCCGCGTCGCATCGTTTATCGCTTGCCCGATTCCCTTCCGTTTGAACACGCCGCATTGGTGGAAGCAGTCAGTGTTGCCGTACACGCGGCCGAGGTGACGCCGATCCGATTGGGCGACACCGCGGTTGTCGTCGGTGCCGGAATGATTGGTTTGTTGGCCGTGCAAGCTGTTCGTGCCGCGGGGGCAACGCAGGTCATCGCCGTCGATTTGAATGACAAGCGATTGGAGACCGCAGGATCACTCGGGGCGGACGTTTTACTACGAGCCGACCAAGTCGACGTGCCCGAAAAAGTTCGTGAGTTGACGGGTGGCCGAGGTGCCGATGTTGCCTTGGAAGTGGTTGGCGCGACGCCAACCGTGAAGACGGCAATTGAGTCCGTGCGAAAAGGCGGTGCGGTCACGTTGGTAGGAAACGTTTCACCGACGATTGAACTGCCGTTGCAATCCGTCGTGACTCGCGAAATTCGTTTGCAAGGCACCTGCGGTTGCAATGGTGAGTACCCGCAATGCATCGACTTGATGAATCGTGGCGTGATCAACGTCGAGCCATTGATCACCGCAAAAATTTCGTTGGCAGATGGACCTAAGTGGTTCGAACGTTTGTACGCTGGCGATGCTGAGCAAATGAAAGTCTTGGTTTGCCCTCGCGTGGAGTAGGCAAAGTGAACGTGGAAACACAAACTTTCTTGTGTTGCTAAAATTCGGGCAGATCGTTCGAAAACACGACGCAATTGATGGTGATCTTTGTGAACCGATTTGCGATTGGCGAAACTCCGGTCGCATTTCGACGTTGACACTGATAGCGGCGTGAAACTAGTTTTCTGCGGTCGCCTTTTGATGACTTCCCGTTGACCGATTCAGGACGAATGATGAGCGATCCGTTTGCAAGCCGATTACGCTCGCACGCCACAGAGAAGTCCCTCGAAGATAGGCCACGTCGGCACCGCCGTCCGCTGACGGTCGTTTCGCCGCTTCACTACACCGCCTCGTATGCGTACCCGTTACTGGTATGGCTTCATCATGGCGGTCACAACGAACTCCAGGTCGAACAAGTCCTTCCGCACATCAGTGTCCGCAACTACGTGGCCGTCGGTGTGCGTGGCAATCAGGCCACGGATGTCCGCGGTTGGGGATTTGATTGGTCGAATGGAAAGTCGTCCGTGGCGTCGGCTCGCGAAGCCGTGATCGAAGCGGTGGAACACGTGCAAGATCACATGAACATTCATCCGGAGCGAATCGTGATCGCCGGCTATGGCAGTGGCGCGACGATGGCCTGCCGGATCGCTTTGATGGAGCCCGACCGTTTCGGTTGCGTTGCGATGATGGGCGGCGAATTTCCTTCGCGTCAAAGCGTGATGCGAGAGTATCATCGACTGCGACAACGCCGGTTGCCGGTTCTTTGGCAACAAGCCATCAATGGCGTCGATGACGATCCGGATCGATTGAAACGAGGGATTTTGGCGGCCGAATCCATCCGGGCGCGTGTTGAAATTCGCCAGTACCGAGGCGATGATGTCATGAACGCGGTGGCGTTGCGTGACATGGACCAGTGGTGTTTTGATACCATCATCCAGCCACGTCCCGAGTCCACCGCGGATCACTCGACGATGCGTCCCGATGAGGGATTGTCACCGATCGATTTTTCCGCCAATTGATCGCCGCTTGATGAACACCCCTGCTCAGCCGGAATCCGCCACCACGACCGCCAAAATTCTCGTGGTGGACGACGATGCGGAAATCATCGAATCCGTGTCCTACGCGTTGGAATCCAACGGATACGAAGTGGTGGTCGCACGCGATGGCAACCAAGCGCTCGCATTGGCTGAATGCGAAAACCCCCAGCTGATGATCTTGGACATGATGATGCCCAAACGCAGCGGATTTCTGGTGCTCGAAAAGATGCGTCGCGAAACGGAATTGCCCGTTCCCGTGATCATGATCACGGGCAACGAAGGCAGTCGTCATCAAGCGTACGCGGAGTTGCTCGGGGTCAGCGAATACATTCGCAAACCCTTCGCCATCGAAAAACTGTTGGAAGCGGTTGATCGTCTTTTGAAGTAATCTCAGCCGTTCCGGGCACCTGGTGAATATTTACTTGGGGTGATGCTTACTGAAGCATCTGGCGATACATATTGATCGCGGCTGGTCCGACGAGGACCACGAAGATTCCCGGGAAGATGAACAACACCAACGGGAAGATCATCTTCACCGCAGTCTTGGCAGCTTTCTCTTCCGCGATTTGACGACGTTTGGTCCGCATCGAATCGCTTTGAACTCGCAACGCCTGTGCGACGCTGGATCCGAACTTGTCGGCTTGGATCAAGATCGACGCGAGCTGTTTCAGGTCGTCCACACCGCTGCGGTAACCAAGCCCTGAGAGCACTTCGCTCCGGGGGCGTCCAAGTTGCAATTGATGGTTCGAGATTGAAAACTCTTCACCAATCGCTTTGTGGCTCTTCTGCATCTCTTCCGCGACTTTTCGAAGTGCTTGGTCCAGACCCAAACCGGCTTCCACGCAAACAACCATCAAGTCGAGTGCATCGGGCAAACCCAAAAAGATCTTTTCGCGACGTTTGCTAGCCATGAAACCGAGGATCAACGAAGGCAGCATGAAGCCGACGATCATGCCGATCAGCAATTTCATGATCATGCCCTGAGTCAATCCATCAACGAAGGCACCGGTAACGCCACCCAGCAGCAAACCGATGCCGGTGCAGACCAGTTGGATCATCTTGAAAATGATCGGCGCACTTTCACGACGGAAACCGGCGTTGACCAGCTTCTCACGCAGCTTGCCCATCTCTTCTTCGTTGCCCGACACGGAGCTGGCGATTGGCGTGGCCGCTTTTTCAAGAGCTTCCGTCAGGGCTTCGTTTTTGGACTTTTGCTTTTCTTCTTCAGCAATGTCGCGAATGCCACGTTTGGTTGTTTTGAGTCGTTCCAGTCTGGATTCGGCTGGGGCTTGATCATCTCCACCCACCTTCATCATCACGAACCACGCGAAGGAGGTCACCGCGAGGAAAATGGCAATGGTGGTCAGGGTGACGGGGCTGATGAAACCCAGGGTCTCGATGAATGGCAGAATGTTCATGGCAGTGTGCGGGTCAATGAGCGAAAGTGGGAGAACGCAAATTCAAATCGAGAAAGGGTCAGACTTTGATCGTGATGATTTTCTTGATCGCGATGGCACCAAGGATCTGAGTGACCAGTCCCGCACCCAACGCGTAGCGTCCGAGTTCGTCGGTGAAAAGCATCAACACGTATTCCGCATTGATCTTGAGCATCACCAAGAACAAAACCGGCGGCAGCGCCAGCAGCACCGCACCACTCATGCGACCTTCCCCGGTCAACGCTTGGATCGTTCCCAAAATCTGCAAACGTTCACGAACGAGGTGACCGATCTTGTCCAGAATTTCGCTCAAGTCACCGCCGGTTTGACGTTGCAGAATGACGGCGGTCGCGAAGAATCGAAGGTCCATGTTGGGAACGCGTTCCGCCATGTCTTCGATGGCTTCATCCAACGGGATGCCAAACTTTTGCTCTTCGAAACATCGGCGAAATTCGGTTGCCAAAGGAGCTTCCATTTCTTCGCCAACCAATCCGAATCCGGCGTTCAGCGAGTGACCGGCTCGAAGCGAACGACCGAGCAACTCGAGAGC containing:
- a CDS encoding response regulator transcription factor, with protein sequence MNTPAQPESATTTAKILVVDDDAEIIESVSYALESNGYEVVVARDGNQALALAECENPQLMILDMMMPKRSGFLVLEKMRRETELPVPVIMITGNEGSRHQAYAELLGVSEYIRKPFAIEKLLEAVDRLLK
- a CDS encoding type II secretion system F family protein; amino-acid sequence: MSSIIIIIAAGVFVASLIAFGASVLMPSEETTATEDRLTQLAHGNRGAEAESNTPSFLLNDLDDATGILKTIMDRVPAVHKILEQADVDISVSKFAMICGACFAVGVVLCVVTPVPILLGPIVGAAFVGGPVFYVMFKRKRRLKRFGEQIPEALELLGRSLRAGHSLNAGFGLVGEEMEAPLATEFRRCFEEQKFGIPLDEAIEDMAERVPNMDLRFFATAVILQRQTGGDLSEILDKIGHLVRERLQILGTIQALTGEGRMSGAVLLALPPVLFLVMLKINAEYVLMLFTDELGRYALGAGLVTQILGAIAIKKIITIKV
- a CDS encoding galactitol-1-phosphate 5-dehydrogenase, giving the protein MKAMLLTEYKNMQVTDVEEPEVGADDVLVQVEACGICGSDIHGYDGSTGRRIPPLVMGHEAAGVVVQVGENVTDLEVGARVTFDSMVSCGKCQFCREGHGNLCDNRMVLGVSCGDYRRHGAFAERISVPRRIVYRLPDSLPFEHAALVEAVSVAVHAAEVTPIRLGDTAVVVGAGMIGLLAVQAVRAAGATQVIAVDLNDKRLETAGSLGADVLLRADQVDVPEKVRELTGGRGADVALEVVGATPTVKTAIESVRKGGAVTLVGNVSPTIELPLQSVVTREIRLQGTCGCNGEYPQCIDLMNRGVINVEPLITAKISLADGPKWFERLYAGDAEQMKVLVCPRVE
- a CDS encoding alpha/beta hydrolase — its product is MMSDPFASRLRSHATEKSLEDRPRRHRRPLTVVSPLHYTASYAYPLLVWLHHGGHNELQVEQVLPHISVRNYVAVGVRGNQATDVRGWGFDWSNGKSSVASAREAVIEAVEHVQDHMNIHPERIVIAGYGSGATMACRIALMEPDRFGCVAMMGGEFPSRQSVMREYHRLRQRRLPVLWQQAINGVDDDPDRLKRGILAAESIRARVEIRQYRGDDVMNAVALRDMDQWCFDTIIQPRPESTADHSTMRPDEGLSPIDFSAN
- a CDS encoding type II secretion system F family protein — protein: MNILPFIETLGFISPVTLTTIAIFLAVTSFAWFVMMKVGGDDQAPAESRLERLKTTKRGIRDIAEEEKQKSKNEALTEALEKAATPIASSVSGNEEEMGKLREKLVNAGFRRESAPIIFKMIQLVCTGIGLLLGGVTGAFVDGLTQGMIMKLLIGMIVGFMLPSLILGFMASKRREKIFLGLPDALDLMVVCVEAGLGLDQALRKVAEEMQKSHKAIGEEFSISNHQLQLGRPRSEVLSGLGYRSGVDDLKQLASILIQADKFGSSVAQALRVQSDSMRTKRRQIAEEKAAKTAVKMIFPLVLFIFPGIFVVLVGPAAINMYRQMLQ
- a CDS encoding metallopeptidase, which produces MPSRSMSPFFQSPFSTSRFFAWKSAIAFIALGTLLHFDTTLATDSKPGIVVNNHKAGSEVRYPVILLRGQLDGTETEDANTLKIANAQSPEHAQPVTVITRGSQFKALVHLSEGKNLITLEHPSATTRQLEITYTPQTNPHYVRLIWMTDDSGQTEFATPNDSVTQDYEARLRTAALLMQTFTAERMRDLGYGQRTFRLETDADGQIIVHTWKGDRPKEDYYAQADNQTWWPNVRRWIDETHPDPMAKNVVLAAYTRKDPRTGKMLGHTALGGANLGLFGSASVFSWPSDIQTAMKVFQDDSPIDATRVHDDSAFRSRVWALASTTIGATLHETGHAMGLPHCTDPMGIMTRGFDHFHRVFTFQDPPSNQNKKVRPFSNQQEAYFAPVSASFLRWSPWFALDAPDSTSGRPKVEVNEAEEKVSIQSPSGIAWIGFHSRDTIETFREYGSHGTPADDHPEKVELTFEEIRQIKPNKDIRRIVVLTPEGVSRNVRLPETKTQASGS